A DNA window from Fragaria vesca subsp. vesca linkage group LG3, FraVesHawaii_1.0, whole genome shotgun sequence contains the following coding sequences:
- the LOC101304559 gene encoding uncharacterized protein LOC101304559, with translation MQDRLKERMEAASQFNVVYSTTNIYEVRGKYSHVVDLSICSCTCRKWEIECFPCSHALAAIQAASKDVYAFVDPHYFADYYKKCYDVPFFPLCNADMASAESTNDEFIHPPHVKRPLGRPKKKRFKSNGETQKELIRCGRCQKLGNHNKVTCT, from the coding sequence ATGCAGGATCGTTTGAAAGAACGTATGGAAGCTGCTTCACAGTTTAATGTGGTTTACTCGACCACAAATATCTATGAAGTTCGAGGGAAGTATTCTCATGTTGTTGATCTTAGTATTTGTTCTTGCACGTGTAGAAAATGGGAGATTGAATGTTTTCCTTGCTCTCATGCTCTTGCTGCAATTCAAGCTGCCTCAAAGGATGTTTATGCATTTGTAGATCCGCATTACTTTGCTGACTACTACAAGAAGTGCTATGATGTTCCATTTTTCCCTCTTTGTAATGCTGATATGGCTTCTGCTGAATCTACTAATGATGAGTTTATACATCCTCCCCATGTGAAGAGGCCCCTTGGAAGGCCGAAGAAAAAGAGGTTCAAGTCAAATGGAGAGACTCAAAAGGAGCTCATTCGTTGTGGTCGGTGTCAAAAATTGGGCAATCATAACAAGGTAACCTGCACTTAA
- the LOC101304856 gene encoding tyrosine-sulfated glycopeptide receptor 1-like: MFSGSIPSSVCHHPSPLIRVLDFSFNLFNGSLSSGLGECSKLEVFRAGYNNISGILPEDIYNIAKLEEFAMPFNSLDGVIGDRIVNLTNLAILDLHVNQLRDMLPLNFGNLTKLKLLLLHWNNLEGFLPPSLMNCTNLIELNLLGNQFQGDISTLNFSKLTQLAILDLLSNNLNGSLPMSLYSCKSLKAIRRGINDIEGQIQPEILSLKSLSFLSISHGRLSNITKAINILKHSKSLVFLSFVFSFEADEESPADFGITHFEGFQSLRFLNLRGCNLASEIPKWLSKVKNLAVLSLADNKITGSVPKLRHNSFYGSIPVEIGQLDRLQSLWLNHNNFTGNIPTQISDLKNLNALQLSENHLSGHIPSSLSSLNFLSNFNVSFNNLEGQIPKGTQIQGFDVSAFEGNPKLCGCPLPNECHANKGLDDQDMDNNYKHRTPWFYVPAGLGFVVGFWGVWFIDFQQDMEICLLPIHRKGTR; this comes from the coding sequence ATGTTCTCAGGATCTATTCCGTCCTCGGTTTGTCATCACCCTTCTCCTTTGATTAGGGTATTGGATTTTTCCTTTAATCTATTCAATGGCAGTTTGTCCAGTGGGCTAGGAGAGTGTTCCAAACTGGAAGTTTTTCGTGCTGGGTACAATAACATCTCAGGAATACTTCCAGAAGATATTTACAACATTGCCAAACTTGAAGAATTTGCAATGCCTTTCAATTCACTTGATGGAGTCATTGGAGATAGAATCGTGAATCTAACCAACCTTGCAATTCTTGACCTCCACGTCAACCAATTGAGGGATATGCTTCCTCTCAATTTTGGTAATCTCACCAAGTTGAAACTCTTGCTCCTCCATTGGAACAATCTTGAAGGTTTTCTACCCCCATCTTTGATGAATTGCACGAACCTTATAGAACTGAATCTATTAGGCAATCAGTTCCAGGGGGATATTTCCACGCTTAATTTCTCAAAACTTACTCAACTTGCTATACTTGATCTCCTCTCCAATAACTTGAATGGCAGTTTGCCTATGAGTCTTTATTCATGCAAGTCCCTGAAAGCAATTCGGCGTGGTATAAATGATATAGAGGGACAAATACAACCTGAGATTCTATCATTGAAATCCTTGTCTTTCCTCTCTATTTCTCATGGTAGATTGAGCAATATCACAAAGGCAATAAACATTCTGAAGCATTCCAAAAGTCTTGTATTCTTATCCTTTGTATTTAGTTTTGAAGCAGACGAGGAAAGTCCAGCTGATTTCGGCATAACTCATTTTGAAGGGTTTCAAAGTCTTCGATTCTTGAACTTGCGTGGTTGTAACCTCGCCAGTGAGATTCCTAAATGGTTATCGAAGGTCAAGAATCTAGCAGTCTTAAGTTTAGCTGATAATAAAATCACAGGGTCAGTTCCAAAACTGAGGCACAACAGCTTCTATGGAAGTATACCTGTCGAAATCGGCCAACTGGACCGTCTCCAAAGCTTGTGGCTTAACCACAACAACTTCACCGGCAACATCCCCACCCAAATTTCTGACCTCAAAAACTTGAATGCTTTGCAACTCTCCGAGAATCATTTGTCTGGACATATCCCATCATCATTGAGTAGTCTAAACTTTTTGTCAAATTTCAACGTCTCCTTCAACAATCTGGAAGGGCAAATACCAAAAGGCACTCAAATCCAAGGTTTTGATGTATCTGCATTTGAAGGGAACCCCAAACTTTGCGGTTGTCCGCTTCCAAATGAGTGCCATGCAAATAAGGGGCTTGATGATCAAGATATGGACAACAACTACAAGCATCGAACTCCATGGTTTTATGTTCCTGCCGGGCTCGGGTTCGTTGTAGGATTCTGGGGAGTCTGGTTCATTGATTTTCAACAAGACATGGAGATATGCCTACTTCCGATTCATAGAAAAGGTACAAGATAA
- the LOC101304268 gene encoding uncharacterized protein LOC101304268, which produces MQSAYGFEISYKVAWKAKQSARDMIYGSEAESFNMLSWFREAILASNPGSVFVLEVHPDTNQFHRLFIAYACCIEGFKFCLPVLYVDGTFGKSPYKGTILCATGRTGNKGCFPLAMCICDSETKNNWCFFFRHLKDLLESQGRVVTFMSDRGNGLLGSFNKVLPGHPHLFCYMHLSANLMNRYGGVSATVKNAVKNKFFELVYASSPSQYRLHLRKRREIGDVKIIDDFLKDMPLENWCRAWFSGSRYGIMANSMAESFNAWFAEEREMPAYGMLDQTRIK; this is translated from the exons ATGCAGTCTGCTTACGGTTTTGAGATATCATACAAGGTTGCTTGGAAAGCAAAGCAAAGTGCTAGGGATATGATTTATGGATCTGAGGCTGAATCTTTTAACATGTTATCCTGGTTCAGGGAAGCTATTTTAGCGAGTAACCCTGGTTCTGTTTTTGTCTTGGAAGTGCATCCTGATACCAACCAATTCCATAGGCTTTTTATTGCCTACGCATGTTGTATTGAAGGTTTTAAATTCTGTCTACCTGTATTATATGTCGATGGCACTTTTGGCAAGAGTCCTTACAAGGGGACCATCCTTTGTGCAACTGGAAGGACTGGAAATAAAG GTTGTTTTCCTTTGGCCATGTGTATATGTGATTCTGAGACTAAAAATAATTGGTGTTTTTTCTTCCGGCACTTGAAGGATTTGCTGGAATCCCAAGGTAGAGTGGTTACATTTATGAGTGATCGTGGTAATGGATTACTCGGTTCTTTCAATAAGGTACTTCCTGGTCATCCTCACTTGTTCTGTTACATGCATTTGTCGGCCAATTTGATGAATAGATATGGTGGAGTGAGTGCTACTGTGAAAAATGCTGTGAAGAATAAGTTTTTTGAGTTAGTATATGCATCTTCCCCCTCGCAATACCGTTTGCATTTAAGAAAGCGTAGAGAAATTGGTGATGTAAAAATTATAGATGATTTTCTGAAGGATATGCCTCTTGAAAATTGGTGTCGTGCATGGTTCTCTGGATCACGTTATGGGATTATGGCTAATAGCATGGCTGAATCTTTTAATGCCTGGTTTGCTGAAGAGCGTGAGATGCCGGCATATGGTATGCTTGATCAGACTAGGATAAAGTAG
- the LOC101311260 gene encoding uncharacterized protein LOC101311260, whose product MQKKNVKKKSEKKEKSGSAVIPTLQQKFSLVNFQQIVKMVKPKAKIEVWDVLRKTSFWPMISPIYHSKVQENHFTKNERDIEIILQYYDVEKRKFFFGDKEMEIIGEDIERIFGLPNSGEVINNVGRNMDKDKRKPSAIFDVKMIKDTVDKQVLLKRLEAEVDKEEKGDARIIAALILMLLFTTCFFSKSTVSIT is encoded by the coding sequence TGCAGAAGAAGAATGTGAAAAAGAAGTCTGAGAAGAAGGAGAAGTCAGGGAGTGCAGTTATACCAACATTACAACAAAAATTCTCGCTTGTCAATTTTCAGCAAATAGTTAAGATGGTGAAGCCGAAAGCGAAAATTGAAGTATGGGATGTGCTACGGAAAACTTCTTTTTGGCCGATGATATCGCCGATCTATCACTCTAAAGTGCAAGAAAATCATTTTACCAAGAATGAGCGTGACATCGAAATCATCCTTCAATACTATGATGTTGAGAAGAGGAAGTTCTTTTTTGGGGATAAAGAGATGGAGATCATAGGGGAAGACATAGAGAGGATATTTGGGCTGCCAAATTCAGGAGAAGTGATAAACAATGTGGGAAGAAATATGGACAAGGATAAAAGGAAGCCTTCAGCGATTTTTGATGTGAAAATGATCAAGGACACAGTAGACAAACAAGTATTGCTTAAAAGGCTGGAAGCTGAGGTGGATAAGGAGGAGAAGGGTGATGCAAGAATCATTGCTGCCCTCATACTTATGCTTCTGTTTACAACATGCTTTTTTAGCAAGTCAACAGTATCCATCACCTAG
- the LOC101304461 gene encoding uncharacterized protein LOC101304461 has translation MGKDRNGAVPEKASKTPDKDDGSERKSGKSIELSDSDKDTRRSKSRRKAREISESSDEEHARRRRKRKSRRRYSSSEDDSDSESSEESEEESGSDSVSEGGSDSESERRRRKERRRRKEKEERRRREKEKKRRRREREEEKKKKERRKKRKKEKKEKGKKGAVTDSWGKYGIIRETDMWNKRPEFTAWLAEVKQVNLEHLPNWEEKQMFKQFMEDHNTATFPSKKYYSLDAYYSHKMEKEMKKGMKKVVEKERTVFNDEEVRRQEMMRVRERQKEEEVEALKRSMQSGLAQAMKEQAQLREEMAYQYKIGNFEAAAAIQRRLDPDAE, from the exons ATGGGCAAAGATCGAAACGGCGCCGTTCCGGAGAAAGCAAGCAAAACCCCAGACAAAGACGACGGAAGCGAAAGAAAATCCGGCAAATCCATAGAGCTTTCTGACTCCGATAAAGACACGAGGCGCAGCAAATCGAGACGAAAAGCGCGGGAAATCTCCGAATCGAGCGATGAGGAGCACGCGCGGCGGAGGAGGAAGAGGAAGTCGCGGCGGAGGTACAGTAGCAGCGAGGACGACTCGGATTCGGAGTCTTCGGAAGAGTCCGAGGAGGAGAGCGGGTCGGATTCGGTGAGCGAGGGCGGGAGTGATAGCGAGAGCGAGCGGCGGAGGAGGAAGGAGAGGAGGAGGAGGAAGGAGAAAGAGGAGAGGAGAAGGAGAGAGAAGGAGAAGAAGAGGAGGAGGAGAGAGAGAGAAGAGGAGAAGAAGAAGAAGGAGAGGAGGAAGAAGAGGAAGAAGGAGAAGAAGGAGAAAGGTAAGAAAGGAGCGGTTACTGATTCTTGGGGCAAGTATGGGATTATCAGAGAGACTGATATGTG GAACAAGCGACCGGAGTTTACGGCATGGTTGGCTGAAGTAAAACAG GTGAACCTGGAGCATCTGCCGAATTGGGAAGAGAAGCAGATGTTCAAACA GTTCATGGAAGATCACAACACAGCTACATTTCCTTCCAAAAA GTATTATAGCCTTGATGCTTACTATAGCCATAAAATGGAAAAGGAAATGAAAAAGGGTATGAAAAAGGTTGTGGAAAAAGAGCGTACTGTATTCAATGATGAGGAAGTGCGAAG GCAAGAAATGATGAGAGTCCGTGAAAGACAAAAGGAAGAAGAAGTAGAAGCTCTGAAGCGCTCTATGCAGAGTGGACTG GCGCAAGCAATGAAAGAGCAAGCTCAACTTCGGGAAGAGATGGCTTACCAGTACAAGATCGGAAACTTTGAG GCTGCTGCTGCTATCCAGAGAAGGTTGGACCCTGACGCAGAGTGA
- the LOC101303985 gene encoding MATE efflux family protein ALF5-like codes for MEVTDSSSVVGTWLVHKDYLLKTENNQGKPSLLQVIRRLLKPEQGLHPDFWSEAFSPFTLSRCTREEGSKGRWWKKILDIEETKKQVLFLLPAILTNVLYSFIIIVSVMFAGHLGELQLAGATLAKSWANITGFAFMVGLSGALETHCGQGFGAKSYRLLGIYLQASCIISLVFCSIISVIWLFTEPVLILFHQDPQISKSAALFLKYLIPGLFAYGLQQNILRFLQTQSASVMPIIFSVISIVSHIGITYGLVHWTALGFRGAPLAASISLWISVLMLALNIRCSKNFEHTWEGFSLESFSYIHTGLKLALPSAAMECLEEWAFEILVFMGGLMPDSAKTTALLALCVNIQEIGYMVIYGLSSAASTRVSNELGAGNVDCAKAAMAVTLQLCVLLAILVVLAVAFGHNIWVHLFSNSHTIREEFSSMIPFLAISIAIDSVQGVFSGVARGCGWQHLALYVNLGTFYFIGLTIAGILGFKLKLYAQGLWIGIICGLSCQSSALLLIMLLKKWTKSTTIGDDPRGSKPVSEPKM; via the exons ATGGAGGTGACCGACTCAAGCTCTGTCGTCGGAACATGGCTTGTCCACAAGGACTATCTTCTGAAAACTGAAAACAACCAAGGGAAACCTAGCCTATTGCAAGTTATTCGAAGATTATTAAAACCAGAGCAAGGTCTCCATCCAGATTTCTGGAGTGAAGCCTTCAGTCCCTTCACACTTTCACGGTGTACAA GAGAAGAAGGATCAAAAGGAAGGTGGTGGAAGAAAATCTTAGATATTGAAGAGACCAAAAAACAGGTCCTGTTTTTACTGCCAGCAATTCTAACTAATGTGCTCTATTCCTTCATCATAATTGTTTCCGTCATGTTTGCTGGCCACCTCGGTGAGCTTCAGTTGGCTGGTGCAACCTTGGCCAAGTCATGGGCCAATATTACTGGTTTCGCATTCATG GTTGGGTTAAGTGGAGCTCTTGAGACGCATTGTGGGCAAGGGTTTGGTGCAAAGTCATATAGATTGTTGGGGATTTATCTCCAAGCTTCCTGTATCATATCTTTGGTATTCTGTTCCATCATATCTGTAATCTGGCTGTTTACAGAACCAGTGCTTATTTTGTTCCATCAAGACCCTCAAATTTCAAAATCTGCAGCTCTTTTTTTGAAATATCTGATTCCAGGATTATTTGCATATGGTCTCCAGCAAAATATCTTGAGATTTCTTCAGACGCAATCCGCATCTGTAATGCCAATAATCTTCTCTGTAATATCCATCGTTAGTCACATTGGTATTACATATGGTTTGGTACATTGGACAGCTCTTGGTTTTAGGGGAGCTCCACTAGCAGCTTCAATTTCACTGTGGATATCGGTTCTTATGTTGGCCTTGAACATTCGATGTTCAAAGAATTTTGAGCATACATGGGAAGGATTTTCGTTGGAATCATTCAGTTACATCCACACTGGTTTGAAACTTGCCCTCCCCTCTGCAGCAATGGAATG TTTGGAAGAATGGGCCTTTGAGATTTTGGTGTTCATGGGAGGATTGATGCCAGACTCAGCGAAAACCACTGCACTGCTTGCACTGTG TGTGAACATACAAGAAATTGGGTACATGGTGATATATGGCCTCAGTTCTGCTGCCAG CACAAGAGTTTCAAATGAACTGGGAGCAGGCAATGTGGATTGTGCTAAGGCGGCAATGGCTGTTACTCTTCAGCTCTGTGTGCTTCTTGCTATTCTTGTTGTTCTAGCTGTGGCGTTTGGTCACAATATCTGGGTTCACTTATTCAGTAACAGCCATACAATAAGGGAGGAATTTTCTTCTATGATACCATTTCTTGCGATTTCAATAGCTATTGATTCTGTTCAAGGGGTCTTTTCAG GCGTGGCAAGAGGATGTGGGTGGCAGCATTTGGCTTTGTATGTAAACTTGGGCACATTCTATTTCATAGGTTTAACAATTGCTGGTATTCTTGGATTTAAGTTGAAACTATATGCCCAG GGCTTGTGGATTGGGATCATATGTGGTCTCTCATGTCAATCGAGTGCTCTTCTGTTAATCATGCTGCTGAAGAAGTGGACTAAATCTACAACAATCGGAGATGATCCCAGGGGAAGTAAACCAGTTTCGGAGCCTAAAATGTGA
- the LOC101308946 gene encoding expansin-A12-like translates to MKARGSFCVLFRQIIFFVSVVLVGINGAQASAWLNAHATFYGVNQDPATFGGACGYENTMVTAFGVNTAAVSTILFRGGEACGACYQVMCNYKVDPKWCLRRGAVTVSATNFCPPNNNGGWCNAPHHHFDMSMPAFLRIARQGNEGIVPVIYRRVACIRRGGVRFTLKGQSSFNMVMVSNVGGSGAVKGAWIRGSRMRRATWMPMHRNWGANWQSSIDLRNQRLSFKLTLVDGKTLVFNNVVPSTWRFGQTFSSHNQFS, encoded by the exons ATGAAAGCTAGAGGTTCTTTCTGTGTTCTGTTTCGGCAGATCATCTTCTTTGTTAGTGTAGTTTTGGTGGGCATCAATGGTGCTCAAGCTAGTGCCTGGCTTAACGCTCATGCAACTTTCTATGGGGTCAACCAGGACCCTGCCACCTTTG GAGGTGCTTGTGGTTATGAAAATACAATGGTAACGGCGTTCGGAGTGAACACAGCAGCAGTAAGTACCATTCTTTTCAGAGGTGGAGAGGCATGCGGTGCTTGTTACCAAGTGATGTGCAACTATAAGGTGGATCCAAAGTGGTGCCTTCGACGAGGAGCCGTGACTGTATCCGCCACCAATTTCTGCCCCCCAAACAACAACGGAGGGTGGTGCAATGCCCCTCACCACCATTTCGACATGTCTATGCCGGCTTTTCTTCGCATTGCGCGACAAGGCAACGAAGGCATTGTTCCTGTGATCTACAGAAG GGTGGCTTGTATACGAAGAGGAGGAGTCAGATTCACGTTGAAGGGGCAATCGAGCTTTAACATGGTGATGGTATCGAATGTTGGCGGAAGCGGCGCCGTGAAGGGGGCGTGGATACGGGGGTCGAGGATGAGGAGAGCAACATGGATGCCGATGCATAGGAATTGGGGTGCCAATTGGCAAAGCAGCATCGACCTGAGGAACCAACGACTGTCGTTCAAGCTCACCTTGGTTGATGGAAAAACCCTAGTGTTTAACAACGTTGTTCCTTCCACTTGGAGATTTGGACAAACATTTTCATCCCACAACCAGTTCTCTTAA
- the LOC101310680 gene encoding E3 ubiquitin-protein ligase RMA1H1-like — MEQNFFEPQGHFESDGDISVKKWKSMSTPTTVSDNDSGCFECNICLDSAHEPVVTLCGHLYCWPCIYKWLQVPSASDEPNQLQQTCPVCKANITPSSVVPLYGRGTGSKGKKPNLGLVVPRRPPPRLDTSFTSTSPTSPSRQQLHSNYYYTQTHPQSVYDQYSPSDGGYATNSESAYLGSTMLTHLSNPTIGMVGEFVFARMFGSSDTNLFAHPYLNTYPPSSPRMRRQEVQLDKSLNRVTIFLFCCFMLCLLLF, encoded by the coding sequence ATGGAACAGAACTTCTTTGAGCCTCAGGGACACTTCGAGTCAGACGGAGATATTTCGGTAAAGAAGTGGAAATCAATGTCTACCCCTACTACTGTCTCAGACAATGATAGTGGCTGCTTTGAGTGCAACATCTGCTTAGATTCAGCACATGAACCTGTGGTGACACTCTGTGGTCACCTGTACTGCTGGCCTTGCATTTACAAATGGCTTCAGGTTCCAAGTGCTTCTGATGAACCAAACCAGCTGCAGCAAACCTGTCCTGTCTGTAAGGCTAATATTACTCCATCCTCGGTGGTTCCCCTCTATGGTCGTGGTACAGGTTCAAAAGGAAAGAAACCCAATTTGGGTCTGGTTGTACCACGCAGACCACCACCTAGGTTGGACACTTCGTTTACATCTACCAGCCCTACATCGCCTTCAAGGCAGCAACTTCATTCAAATTATTATTATACACAGACACATCCACAGTCGGTTTATGATCAATACAGCCCTTCTGATGGAGGTTATGCCACAAATTCAGAATCAGCTTATCTTGGCAGTACGATGTTGACACATTTATCCAATCCAACGATAGGGATGGTTGGAGAGTTTGTGTTTGCAAGGATGTTTGGCAGCTCAGACACAAATTTGTTTGCTCATCCTTATCTGAATACATACCCACCGAGCAGTCCTAGGATGAGAAGGCAGGAAGTTCAGCTTGACAAATCTCTTAATAGAGTCACAATCTTTCTTTTCTGCTGCTTTATGCTGTGCCTTCTCTTGTTCTGA